DNA from Amycolatopsis sp. DSM 110486:
CGCGAGGGCAGGTGAAGCGGGCGTTCCAGTGCATGTACCACGCGTGGACCTACGGCCTCGACGGCAAGCTCATCGCCGCGCCGAACCTCACCGGCATGCCCGACGTCGACCGCACCGAGTTCGGGCTCACGAAGCTGGCCGTGCGCGAGTGGCTCGGCTACGCGTGGGTGTGCCTGGCCGAGGAACCGCCGTCGTTCGAGGCCACGGTGATGGCCGACGTCTCGGACCGGCTCGGCGGGCCGGGGGAGATCGAGGCGTACGGGCTCGACGGGCTCGCGCTCGGCCGGCGCATCGAGTACGACGTGAAGGCCAACTGGAAGCAGATCATCGAGAACTTCATGGAGTGCTACCACTGCGCGACGATCCACCCGGAGCTCACCGAGGTGCTGCCGGAGTTCGCCGACGGCTACGCCGCGCAGTACTACGTGGGCCACGGCGCGGAGTTCGGCGAACAGATCGCCGGGTTCACCGTGGACGGCAGCGCCGGCGTCACGCGGCTGCCGGGTGTGGGGGAGCACCAGGACCGCCGCTACTACGCGATCACCATCCGGCCGCAGGTGTTCGTGAACCTCGTGCCGGACCACGTGATCCTGCACCGGATGTTCCCGCTCGCCCCGGATCGCACGCTCGTGGTGTGCGACTGGCTCTACCTGCCCGAGGTGGTGGAGTCCGGGGCGGACCTCGACCGCTCGGTGGAGCTGTTCCACCGCGTGAACCTGCAGGACTTCGAGGCGTGCGAACGGTGCCAGCTCGCGATGGACTCGCGTTCCTACGCCCGCGGCGGGGTGCTGGTGCCGAGCGAGCACCACATCGGCGCGTTCCACGAGTGGGTCCGCGCGCGGACCGAAGGTTAGATCAGCGCGCGGATCGCCTGTTCGAACCCGGTCACGTGGTCGAGTGTGAGGTCGGCGGCCTTCTTCGCGTCGCCCTCGATGATCGCCGTGAGCAGCGGCAGGTGCTCGTTCACGTGGCCGGCCATGCCGCGCAGGCGCGGCAGGAACACACACCAGATGCGGGTGGCGAGGTTGTCGTAGTGGATCAGGGTGTCCTCGAGGAACGGGTTGTGCACGCAGCCGTAGATCGCGCGGTGCAGTTCGAGGTCGGTGCGCAGCAGTTCGGTGTTGTCGGCCGGGTTCGCCGTGTCGAGCTGCTCGCGCAGCACCGTGAGGCCGGCGCGGTCGGCGTCCGACGCGCGCTCGGCCGCGGCTGCCGTCGCCATCGGCTCCAGGGTGCGGCGCACCTCAGAGATGTGCGCGAGGTCGGAGATGTTCACGTCGGTGGCGAACGTGCCGCGGCGTGGGTAGGCGACCACGAGGTGCTCGGTCTCGAGGCGTTTGAGCGCCTCGCGCACGGGCGTGCGACCCATGCCGAGCGTGCTGCCGAGCCAGTCTTCGTTGATCGGGTCGCCCGGTTTGATGTCGAGCATGACGAGGCGGTCGCGGATGAACAGGTAGGCCTGTTCCGCGAGTGACGGGCCGCTGACCGGGATCGGGCTGTTGACCTGGGTGCTCACCCCGCCTACCCTACATCGAAGATTGATATATCAGAAGTCGACCAGCCAGTTCTGAGTCCAGCGAACGGAAGCAGGCAGGAATGACCTCGACGATCGGGGAAGCGGGCGCCGTGCTCGGCCGCTCCCTGCAGGACTTCGACCCGGACGTGGCCGCCGCGATCGGCGCCGAGCTGGGCCGCCAGCAGTCGACGCTGGAGATGATCGCCAGCGAGAACTTCGCGCCCACGGCGGTGCTGCAGGCGCAGGGCTCGGTGCTCACCAACAAGTACGCCGAGGGCTACCCCGGCCGGCGCTACTACGGCGGGTGCGAGCACGTGGACGTGCTGGAGAACCTGGCGCGCGAGCGCGTCAAGGAGCTCTTCGGCGCCCGCTTCGCGAACGTGCAGCCGCATTCGGGCGCGCAGGCCAACGCCGCCGCCATGGCCGCGCTGCTCAAGCCCGGCGACCGCATCCTCGGCCTCGCGCTCGCGCACGGCGGGCACCTCACGCACGGCATGCGGATCAACTTCTCCGGCCTGCTCTATGAAGTCTCGGTCTACGAGGTGTCCGAAAAGGACTTCCGCGTGGACCTGGCCGAGGTCGCGCGGCTCGCGCGGGAGCACCGGCCGAAGCTGATCATCGCCGGCTGGTCGGCCTACCCGCGGCAGCTGGACTTCGCGCGGTTCCGCGAGATCGCCGACGAGGTGGGCGCGTACCTGATGGTCGACATGGCGCACTTCGCCGGCCTCGTGGCCGCCGGGCTGCACCCGTCGCCGGTGCCTCACGCGCACGTCACGACCACGACCACGCACAAGACCCTCGGCGGCCCGCGCGGCGGCGTCGTGCTGACGAACGACCCGGAGCTGGCGAAGAAGGTGAACTCCGCGGTATTCCCCGGCCAGCAGGGCGGCCCGTTGGAGCACGTGATCGCGGCGAAGGCGGTGGCGTTCAAGATGGCCGCCGAACCGGAGTTCGCCGAACGCCAGCTGCGGACGTTGCGCGGCGCGAAGCTGCTCGCCGACCGGCTGCTGGCCGAGGACACCACGGCGGCCGGCATCTCCGTGCTGACCGGCGGCACCGACGTGCACCTGGTGCTGGCCGACCTGCGCGACTCCGTGTTGGACGGAAAGCAGGCCGAGGACGGCCTGCATTCGGTGGGGATCACGGTGAACCGCAACGCGGTGCCGTTCGACCCGCGGCCGCCGATGGTCACCTCGGGCATTCGCATCGGCACCCCGGCGCTGGCGACTCGCGGCTTCGGTGACGACGAGTTCCGGGAGGTCGCGGACATCGTGGCCACAGCGTTGCTGCCTGGTTTCGACGAAACCGTCGCCGAGAAGCTGCGCGCCCGCGTGGCTGCGCTCACCGCGAGGTTCCCGCTGTACCCGGACTTGGAGGCCCCGCAGTGAACCCGACGGCCCCCGGCGCCGACCTGCCCGAACACCCGGACTTCCTCTGGGACAACCCGGAGCCGAAGCGGTCCTACGACGTCGTCGTGGTCGGCGGCGGGGGCCACGGCCTCGCGACCGCCTACTACCTCGCGAAGGTCCACGGCATCACCAACGTCGCCGTGCTGGAGAAAGGCTGGCTCGCGGGCGGCAACATGGCCCGCAACACCACCATCATCCGGTCCAACTACCTCTGGGACGAGAGCTCCGGCATCTACGAGCACTCGCTGAAGCTGTGGGAAGGCCTGGAGGAGGACCTCGGCTACCCGATCCTGTTCAGCCAGCGCGGCGTGCTCAATCTCGCGCACAGCCTGCAGGACGTGCGGGACAGCGTTCGCCGCGTCGAGGCCAACAAGCTCAACGGCATCGACGCCGAGTGGGTCGACGCGGCCGGGGTCAGGGAGATCTGCCCGATCGTCAACACCTTGCCCGACGTGCGGTACCCGGTGCTGGGCGCCACCTACCAGCCGCGCGCGGGGATCGCGAAGCACGACTACGTGGCGTGGGGTTTCGCCCGCGCGGCCGCCGCGCTGGGCGTCGACCTCATCCAGGACTGCGAGGTCACGGGCATCGAGAGCACAGCCGGCCGCGTGACCGCGGTCAACACGACGCGGGGCCGGATCGGGGCCGGCAAGGTCGCGTTGTGCGCCGCCGGGCACTCGTCGGTGGTCGCGAAGATGGCGGGGTTCGACCTGCCGCTGGTGTCGCACCCGTTGCAGGCGCTCGTGTCGGAGCTGCTCGAACCGGTGCACCCGACCGTGGTCATGTCGAACGCCGTGCACGTGTACGTGTCCCAGGCGCACAAGGGCGAGCTCGTGATGGGCGCCGGTATCGACTCCTACGCGGGCTACGGCCAGCGCGGCGCGTTCCACATCATCGAGGACCAGATGGCCGCCGCGCTGGAGCTGTTCCCGGTGTTCGCGCGGGCGCACCTACTGCGCACGTGGGCCGGGATCGTGGACGTCACGCCCGACGCGTCGCCGATCGTCGGCCTCACGCCCGTGGAGAACCTCTACGTCAACTGCGGCTGGGGCACCGGCGGGTTCAAAGCCACGCCCGGCGTCGGCGACTGCTTCGCCCACACCGTGGCGAAGGGCAAGCCGCACCCGTACGCCGAGCCGTTCACCCTCGACCGGTTCACCACCGGCGCCCTCGTCGACGAGCACGGCGCCGCAGCCGTCGCCCACTAGGAGCTCCCGTGCAACTCATCCCGTGCCCGTGGTGCGGTCCCCGCGAGGAGACCGAGTTCCACTACGGCGGCCAAGCGCACGTCGCCTACCCGCAGGACCCGGCCGCACTGTCCGACGAGGACTGGGCAAAGTTCGTGTTCTTCCGCGCCAACCCCAGCGGCCCGCTGCCCGAGCGGTGGACCCACAGCGCGGGCTGCCGCCGGTGGTTCAACGCCGTGCGCGACACCCGCACCCACGACCTCCTGGCGGTCTACCGCCTCGACGAGCCCAGGCCGGTGATCCCGTGACCCGATTGCCCGACCGCGGCGTCGTCGACCGCGCCGCACCGCTGAAGTTCACGTTCGACGGCCGGGAGCTGACCGGCTTCCGCGGCGACACCCTCGCTTCGGCCCTGCTCGCGAACGGCGTGCACCAGGTGGCCACGAGCATCAAGTACGGGCGCCCGCGCGGCATCCTCGCGGCCGGCGTCGAGGACGCGACCGCGCTCGTGCAGATCGAAGCGCCGTTCCCGGAGCCGATGCTCAGCGCGACCACCGTCGAGTTGTACGACGGCCTGGTCGCCCGCGGCCTGCCCGGTCAGGGCAAGCTCGCCGCCGAGCCCGACCCGGCCCGCTACGACGCCAAGCACATCCACTGCGACGTCCTGGTCGTCGGCGCCGGGCCGGCCGGGCTGGCCGCCGCGGCCGGCGCCTCCGGACGAGTGCTCCTGGTCGACGACCAGCCCGAGCCGAGCGGTGCGATCCCCGACGGCGTCCGGTTCCTCTCCCGCACGACGGCGTTCGGCGTGTACGACGACGGGTTCGTGCTGGCGCTGGAACGACGCGGCGAGAACGCGGCCCCCGAGCGGATCTCGCGCCAGCGCGTGTGGCGGATCCGCGCGAAACGGATCGTGCTCGCGACCGGCGCGCACGAGCGGCCCGTGGTGTTCCCGGACAACGACCGGCCCGGCATCATGCTCGCCGGCGCGGCGCGGACGTACCTGAACCGCTACGGCGTGCTCGCCGGGCGACGCGCGGTCGTGTTCACCACCAACGACAGCGCCTACGCGGCGGCTTTCGACCTCGCCGACGCCGGTGCGGAGATCACGGTGATCGCCGACGCGCGGGACACCGTGTCCGCTCGCCTGGGCGAAGACGCCGCGGCGCGGGGGATCGAAATCCGGACCGCGCACGGGGTCGTCGGCACCGCCGGGGGTGACCGCATCACATCGGCGGTCGTCGCGGAACTCGGGGCCACGCAAGGGGATCGCTTCGCCTGCGACCTGCTGCTCGTGTCCGGCGGCTGGAACCCGGCCGTGCACCTGTTCAGCCAGGCTCGCGGCACTCTGCGCTACGCACCCGAGCTCGGCGCGTACATCCCGGACGGTGACCTGCCGGCCGTACGCGTGGTCGGCAGCGCGGCGGGGGAAGGCCTGCCGGAGGCGAAGGTGCTGTGGCAGGTGCCGGCGGCGGAGTCCGAAGTGGACACCCGATTCGTCGACCTGCAGCGCGACGCCACCGTGTCCGACGTCCTGCGCGCGACCGGCGCCGGCCTGCGGTCGCTGGAGCACGTGAAGCGCTACACGACCATCGGCACCGCGCACGACCAGGGCAAGACGTCCGGGCCGCTCGCCGCGGGCATCACCGCCGAGGCGCTCGGGTGGGACCTGGCCGGGCAGCGGCCGACGACGTTCCGCCCGCCCTACACCTCCGTGTCGTTCGCCGCGCTGGCCGGGCGCAACCGCGGCGACCTGCACGACCCGGTGCGGGTGACGGCGCTGCACCCGTGGCACGTCGAGCACGGCGCGGAGTTCGAGAACGTCGGCCAGTGGAAGCGGCCGTGGTACTACCCGCGGCCCGGGGAGGACCTGGAAACGGCCGTGCTGCGTGAATGCCGCGCCGCCCGTACCGGCGTCGCGCTGATGGACGGCTCC
Protein-coding regions in this window:
- a CDS encoding 2Fe-2S iron-sulfur cluster-binding protein, encoding MTRLPDRGVVDRAAPLKFTFDGRELTGFRGDTLASALLANGVHQVATSIKYGRPRGILAAGVEDATALVQIEAPFPEPMLSATTVELYDGLVARGLPGQGKLAAEPDPARYDAKHIHCDVLVVGAGPAGLAAAAGASGRVLLVDDQPEPSGAIPDGVRFLSRTTAFGVYDDGFVLALERRGENAAPERISRQRVWRIRAKRIVLATGAHERPVVFPDNDRPGIMLAGAARTYLNRYGVLAGRRAVVFTTNDSAYAAAFDLADAGAEITVIADARDTVSARLGEDAAARGIEIRTAHGVVGTAGGDRITSAVVAELGATQGDRFACDLLLVSGGWNPAVHLFSQARGTLRYAPELGAYIPDGDLPAVRVVGSAAGEGLPEAKVLWQVPAAESEVDTRFVDLQRDATVSDVLRATGAGLRSLEHVKRYTTIGTAHDQGKTSGPLAAGITAEALGWDLAGQRPTTFRPPYTSVSFAALAGRNRGDLHDPVRVTALHPWHVEHGAEFENVGQWKRPWYYPRPGEDLETAVLRECRAARTGVALMDGSTLGKIDVQGPDAAAFLDLLYTNLMSSLKVGRIRYGVMCGVDGMVIDDGTVIRVAEDRFLVTTTTGNAAMVLEWMEEWLQTEWPHLRVFATSVTEHWATIPLVGPRSRAVLAKVAPGLDVANDAFGFMTWQDAVVAGIDARVCRISFSGELAYEINVPSWYGITLWEALLTAGAEDGITPYGTETMHVLRAEKGYPIIGQETDATVTPQDLGMSWAVSKKKPDFLGKRSFTRAENLRPDRKQLVGLLPQDPAVLLPEGSQLIESDHVPEPPVRMLGHVTSSYRSAALGRTFALALVRSGRERVGQTLYVPVGEAVVPVTVTESVLFDKEGTRRDG
- a CDS encoding GntR family transcriptional regulator, giving the protein MSTQVNSPIPVSGPSLAEQAYLFIRDRLVMLDIKPGDPINEDWLGSTLGMGRTPVREALKRLETEHLVVAYPRRGTFATDVNISDLAHISEVRRTLEPMATAAAAERASDADRAGLTVLREQLDTANPADNTELLRTDLELHRAIYGCVHNPFLEDTLIHYDNLATRIWCVFLPRLRGMAGHVNEHLPLLTAIIEGDAKKAADLTLDHVTGFEQAIRALI
- a CDS encoding sarcosine oxidase subunit delta, which encodes MQLIPCPWCGPREETEFHYGGQAHVAYPQDPAALSDEDWAKFVFFRANPSGPLPERWTHSAGCRRWFNAVRDTRTHDLLAVYRLDEPRPVIP
- the glyA gene encoding serine hydroxymethyltransferase; amino-acid sequence: MTSTIGEAGAVLGRSLQDFDPDVAAAIGAELGRQQSTLEMIASENFAPTAVLQAQGSVLTNKYAEGYPGRRYYGGCEHVDVLENLARERVKELFGARFANVQPHSGAQANAAAMAALLKPGDRILGLALAHGGHLTHGMRINFSGLLYEVSVYEVSEKDFRVDLAEVARLAREHRPKLIIAGWSAYPRQLDFARFREIADEVGAYLMVDMAHFAGLVAAGLHPSPVPHAHVTTTTTHKTLGGPRGGVVLTNDPELAKKVNSAVFPGQQGGPLEHVIAAKAVAFKMAAEPEFAERQLRTLRGAKLLADRLLAEDTTAAGISVLTGGTDVHLVLADLRDSVLDGKQAEDGLHSVGITVNRNAVPFDPRPPMVTSGIRIGTPALATRGFGDDEFREVADIVATALLPGFDETVAEKLRARVAALTARFPLYPDLEAPQ
- a CDS encoding aromatic ring-hydroxylating dioxygenase subunit alpha, with product MTTTDLPQSLLPTLSGRHYTDPEIFAREQERIFETDWFCAVRTADLPTAGTFETVQIGHESVLVARGRDGKVNAFLNVCRHRGARLCTDARGQVKRAFQCMYHAWTYGLDGKLIAAPNLTGMPDVDRTEFGLTKLAVREWLGYAWVCLAEEPPSFEATVMADVSDRLGGPGEIEAYGLDGLALGRRIEYDVKANWKQIIENFMECYHCATIHPELTEVLPEFADGYAAQYYVGHGAEFGEQIAGFTVDGSAGVTRLPGVGEHQDRRYYAITIRPQVFVNLVPDHVILHRMFPLAPDRTLVVCDWLYLPEVVESGADLDRSVELFHRVNLQDFEACERCQLAMDSRSYARGGVLVPSEHHIGAFHEWVRARTEG
- a CDS encoding sarcosine oxidase subunit beta family protein is translated as MNPTAPGADLPEHPDFLWDNPEPKRSYDVVVVGGGGHGLATAYYLAKVHGITNVAVLEKGWLAGGNMARNTTIIRSNYLWDESSGIYEHSLKLWEGLEEDLGYPILFSQRGVLNLAHSLQDVRDSVRRVEANKLNGIDAEWVDAAGVREICPIVNTLPDVRYPVLGATYQPRAGIAKHDYVAWGFARAAAALGVDLIQDCEVTGIESTAGRVTAVNTTRGRIGAGKVALCAAGHSSVVAKMAGFDLPLVSHPLQALVSELLEPVHPTVVMSNAVHVYVSQAHKGELVMGAGIDSYAGYGQRGAFHIIEDQMAAALELFPVFARAHLLRTWAGIVDVTPDASPIVGLTPVENLYVNCGWGTGGFKATPGVGDCFAHTVAKGKPHPYAEPFTLDRFTTGALVDEHGAAAVAH